TTGTATTGTCCGCAAGCAGTTTATTACAACATGGTTATGGAATCGGTTACATGTTTTTGAGGTATCCGCTCCTGCTCCAGCCGCTTACTGTTTTGTGTCAGGAATTTGTACATCCTCTTTTCATCGGCATGGAGCAAGGGCAATTGTTTCGGCTTGTTCTTGTTGGTTACTGCGAAACGATCAAACGCTGCATAGGTTTGTGCATCCATCAGGAAGCATTCTGCATCGGGATAGCTTTCCCGCACCATGTTCACCATTTCAAAACCTGCTGCATCAAGGTCAAACCAGCAGAACAGTTTTGTTTTGGCAAGCCAGGGCAGGTGTCTGCTCAACCTACTCTTGAAGCCTTCACCAAAAATGGCCACCGCATTCTTCATTTTGGGGAAAGTAATGAAGCATGTTTGATTTTCGATAATGAAAACGTACTCCGGCACCCATTGCAGCCACGCTGCATCTTCTAATGAAAGCGAACATTCATCATATCCGAGATGTGGTTTCAGCGCATCATCCAGAATCCTGATTTGTGTATAAGGAGCGATTTTCTTGAGATGGTAGCGTTGCGAAAAATCATTGCTGGAAATATTGATGGCTTCTGGTGGCAGCAATATGTCCAGCAGCTTGCGCAACAGCTGACTGTTCTGCTCGATGAACTTGGAATGCACTTCGATGGGAAGTTCACGGATGTAATACGGATGCGGCGGGGCATGGCTAGTAAAATAGCTGCACACCTTGATCACGTCTTCCCAGATAGCTTCCTGTTCAAGCAATACAGCAGGATGTTCAGCTGCCCATTGTTTTAGTGCAGGGAAACAGCTTGAAAGGTTTGCATAGGCACGCTGTATTGCAGCATGGTTCAGTTCCCGCTTTGTGAAGTGAAGGAAGTCTTCCATCGTATCAAAATATATCCTGACAGGAACCGATTGCTTGCTGCCATTGACAGTACGCTCTTTCCAGTCGATCGAGTAACCTTTGCCCCTTTCCTTTTTGGATTGCTGATACAGTGGCAAAAGGTCATTTTTCCAGTCACTGAAATTGCTGCCCGAGAACTGCTTGTTGGCGGGAATGTTCAAAGGGAAGCTGTTCTCACCCTTTAGCTGTGATGAGACGATTCTGAAAAAAAGCTTGTCGGCCTTTGCAAGCAGTTCGTTGGGTGTTATCATGCTGATTGTTCGGCGAGTTGTTTGAACTCTTCTTTCTTTTGGTAATATTCATCCATTGTCAGATTATAAACAACGGAATGTTGTTTGTTCTTGATTTCCACGAAGTGCACTGCATTGATATAGGGCTCTGCAATATTGATCTTATCAAGCGGTGTTACCACCAATAGCTGTAAGTTCAACTGCTCGCAAAACTCCATGAGAAATTGGCTTTTCTCTGGGTCGAGCTTGCTGAACGCTTCGTCCACAGTGATAAACCGCAGGCTTTTGTATTGCTTGCCGGGTTGGAAGATGCCGAACTGATGGGCAATGGCAGCACCGAGTATCGCATAGGTAAACTGCGCCTTCTGTCCTCCCGAATAACTCGCTGTGTTGTCGTGGTACTGGCCAGCTTTCCCTTCCGCAAAAGAATATTCCCTTGCACTGAACGTAAGCCAGTTCCGTACATCCGTTACCCTGCGCCGCCAGGTTTCTTCCTTTTGCAGTTCGCTGATCAGGTCCTTGATTCTGTTGAAAACTGCTTCCCTGTATGCCTCATCCTTCTGCGCCGCAAACTCGATGGTATTTGGAATGGTGGCACTGAGTTTCTCCTTGAATTCCTTGATACCCTGCTCCTTGTTTGCCCTACACTCCAGTTGGAGATAGGTATCGGGATTCTTGTTGAAGGTAATTTTCTTCAACGGGATGTTGAGCTCTTCTATAATCTCCTTGATCTTGTCCTCTTCAGTTGTCAACCATGCCCGGTAATTGGTAAGCGCATCCAGCATACTCTTGTCCATATAGTCCTTGAACCTGCGCTTGTGTTCCACCAGCCGCTGGTTCCTGATCGTCCGGTAAAGATCTTCCAATTCATTCAGGCTATTGAGGTCTGCACTGATGTTCATGACATCGCCACTCCAGTCAGGAAATTCTTTCAGTATGCTTTCCGATGGATTCACGAACTTACTAATGAGAGATACCGTTGTGATTTGAAGTTTATTGAGGCCATCGCTTGCCAGCCGGTGGCTGCCATTGACCTTCTCGGTCAGTTTCTTCCTGAACAAGGAAAGTTCTGCAAGGCTCTCGGGTTGCAGTTTTTCAATTTCCGCTTCCTGGATGAAAGCCGATATGCGCTGCATTGTTTCGTCCGCTAACGGCTCAGTCTGTAGCTGCAGTTTGCGTAAGTTACTTTGGTTGTGCTCTTCTTCCTTTTTACCGAGCCTCTTGAGATAACCTTCCTTATCCCTCCTTCTGTTGCCAAGAACCTTTTCAACTTCCTCAAGCTGTAGCGTCAGCGTTTCATATTTATCAGAAGTTTTCCTAAGCTCATCAATCTGCCGGTTAATGCCTTCGATCTTGACCGCATGTTGCTGCCAGTTGATTGACTGATAGGATTTCACGTCCGCTATCAAGATAATGAGCGGCCGCCTTTCCTCAATGGATTTTATCCTTGGCGTGAGTGACTGTTCCTGTTGAAACAGCCTATCGCTCTCTTTTTGAAGCCGCTGCTTTTCCTGTACCAGCAGCTGTATAGTTTCCTTGTTGTCCCACCCCAGCGTGTAGTGGAGCTTGCTCCAGCGATTGGGCCTGTCATCCTTCTCATGGCGGTTTGCGTTGCGGATAAGGCCGTTGGAAGTAATGGCCTTAAAGGAGTCATGGAAAATGTCCAGTTCGTCCGTGCAGAAATAATTGAATCTTTCGAGTAATTGCTGTTCCAGCCATTTACTGTAAGCCCCCGATTGTTTGATGTCCAATTTATTAACGAGTTCATCGTTGCCGGTTGGCCATCGTTTTAAGGTGTCACTACCCCTTCCATCGATGCGCTGGTAAACAAGTTTAGTCCTGAGGTTATTGGTATGGACAAAATGGTTAACTGCCTTGTTGTATTTCTCTGGTATCAGCAGCTGCATGGAAAAACTGTGCAGTACCCTTTCGATGGCATCCTCCCAATGGCTTTCGCCGTCCTTTACTTTCAATAGTTCTCCAACAAAAGGAAGCTCGTCTTCCCCAGTTTCCAGGAGTTCGACCAGGCGTGCCCGCACATGGACAAGTTCCTGAGGGATACGGTTGCGCCTGGCCTGTAGGGAAGCTATATTTTCTTCGATGGATGCAATCTCGTTGTCGTTTTTCTCTTTGGCTGAACGCGCAATGAAACGGGAATGTAACAATTGGTTGTATTCCGTTTCCAGTTTGTTGTTGAGCTGCTCTGCCTGCACAAGGTTCTCTTTAAAGGAGGCTTCTGTCGGTTCGGTATGCAAACCCAGCTTTTCGGCAAGCTTGCTATAGTCATCCGATTGTGCTTTTTTGTTGTCCCTTTCCCTTACTTCGGAACTCCTGTTGTTCTCCAGCAACTGGATTTGCACATCAATGTTGAGCGATGCCTTTTGGGTGATCAGGTTTTTTTGTTCGGCTTCCAGTTGAACGATAGCTTTTTCCACTTCCAGCATCTCGCTTTTGTCAGCGCTGATGTCCTTTTCCAGTTGCTGGATATGCTGTTCCAGCAGGTCAAGTTCCAGGCTATCAAGGAAGCAAGGGAGCTGTTCCTGAATGGTAGAAACTTCTTGCAGTCGTGTGTCAGCATCGGCCAGCAGTTCCTTGTGCTTGATGACAGGCTCCAGCAACTGCAATTGCCGTTCATCTTTCTGGATGGCTTTGTGGCTGAGCATCAGGTCTGTGTAATGGTCATACAGGTTCTTGAACTGTTCCTCTGCGAAAGGCTCTTCGAGCATCTGACTACGGATGAACTGTGTGAGGTCGCCCAGTACCTTAATGCCCACGGTCTGGTTGAAAAGCGAGAGTGCTTTTTCCTTAAGCCCAAAAAGTTCGCTAAACCGCGCCGCATAATCCTTGAAACTGTCAAATAAATCGGTCTTGGCGTACTGCCGCATCAGCTTCTTCCTCCATTCGCCGCGTATATCGAAATGCCCTGTTCCAAAATGGTCGTTGATGTTAAGGGGATAGGGAGCCACGATGAACACTTTCTTGAGCGAGCCTGCACTGTACCAACGTATCTGCACCAGTGTAATAGTGTGTTGGGTACCTGCGTTCTGAAAGCATGCCAGCAGCACGGAATACGGATTATCCGATTTTTTTCGTAGCTGCTCCGTACTGGAACGCTCTTCCGATTCGAGAAAGGTTTTGCCGTAATTGCCCCAGAAATAGGAGTTTTCATCCCGGTCCTTCTTCTGGTCGGTGCCTGAGGACTGGTTATAGAAACGCTTGCCGCTTGGAACGAGCAGCGTTAGCAGGGCATCGATCAGGGTGGTCTTGCCACTGCCATTTGCCCCTGTCAGCAGCGAGGTCTTCCCATTGGGCGATATTTTATAGACCTTGCCGTGGAAGGTTCCCCAATTGAAAATTTCCATATACCGCAGGCGATATCCGCCTTCGGCGTTATTCTGATTGAATAGTGTTGGCATGGGCTTCTAGCTTTAACTTGATCTCCTCCAGTTTCTCATTATCCACAAGTGCTTTGATGATCCGTTTTACTTCGTATTGGTTGTTGTCCTTATTGACCGTGTCTTCCCTCGTCAGCTTGAGCACACCGATGTTCATTAGGCTGTTGATAGGCCTGGACAGCTCCTTCCAGAGTTTGCTCTTGTTCGTCTGTTCCTTGTAGAAAAGTTCGATACCTTCCTTGATGTCCTTCTGTGTTAGGAACAGTTTTGTTCCCTCGCTTTTGATATCGAACTCTTCGAGCATCTGCCGCAGGATCACGCACAATAACGTGGTCTCGTAGTTCAGTGTCTGCTTGCGCATCAGGCGTGGCAATGGGTTTTCTTCATCCTCCGCTTCCTTCGGCTGCACAATGCGTGCAAACCCGTCAGCTTCACTGATGACGAGGTCGATGCCGATCTTGCCAAAGTACTCCTGTATGGACGACTTCCAGACCTCAAGATCACGCCAGGCCGCTTTGTCATCGGAGTAGATAGGGCCTTGCAGCAGCTTGATAATAACATGGGCGTACAGTGAACGACCGATCGCAGTTTCCATAGTGTCAGCTTTGCGTTTTAACATAAAGAACCATGGGTATGTTGAATTTCCTGCCGTTGACCCATATCGGGTCGATGGTTTCCTCTAATATGATATGGGAGCTGCTGGCAGTGGCAATTGAGAAATAGCCGATGACTTCGCTAAGCCCGTTCTCCAGACCGTACTGATCGATTATTTCCTTTAGGCTCACCTGTGTCTTGCCTTCCAGCATAGCATCGATCCTCCCTGCCAGCTTCTTTTTGTCGATGGCAAACTGGTCGAATAGCGAACCGAGATCAACACCCTCCGATAGCTCACCACCCGCCCCGTCGGGGAAGGTTACCGCCCCCATTTCGTCCTTCTCTGAACTGAGCTCCCACCTGTCAAAGAGGTTCAGCAGGGGCGCGTCTTCGATTGCAAGGAATTGCTCGTCCCTAAACTTGCTCTCTGTCAGGCTGTATGCCAGTTGACGTATATCACCAATCAGTTCCATCGCACGCCTTCTCTCAAGCAGGTTCTTCTCTGCCAGTACACGACTAATTTTCTCGCTCAGCTTTTTGTTAGCATCGATCACTTTCCGCCCTGATACATGCAGGTAACGTTTGAGGTTCTTCAGAAAGCGGTCGTTGTTGTAGTCAATATCCCTTTCCTGGAGCAATTTGTAGAGCTGGTCCGTTAGCTGCGAAAAATTCTGTTGCCTTCTTTCGTCCATCAGGAACTCCCAGAATGCCTTAAAACTCTTTCCCTGGTCTTTGGTTTCGATTTCATCCAGTGCATCAAGGGCGAAGACTAGCAGCGACCCTTTTACCATGTCCTTCTCAGCGTACTTTCTCTGTATATCTTTTCTTATCTGCTCGAAGTTTTGTTCCACTTCGGTAAAGTCGCTGAGCAGCTCCCTCGCAATCTTATTGAGGTCATAGAATCGTTCCTTCAGTTCTGTATCGTCATACACGATCGGTGTCTTACCTGTTTTCAGCAGGTTGATCTCGTTCTCAATTTCCCATTTTTTCTTTTCCAGCTCCTGTATCCGCACTTCCGCATTTTCATTGCTCAGTTCAATCATTTCCTGGAGCTTGAAAAAGATATCCCTGAACCGGCTGTTGGTTCCAACGAACTCTCTTGTTTGGAGGTCATCGATCCATTTGAGGACTTTCTGCGTATCGCTGGTCAGCTCGTGTAGGTCTTCACCATCGTCCCCTGGATATTTGCGCAGGAATCCCGCATTGCTCCATTTCTCGATGTACTGCGTGGCTTTTACCGAAATATCATCGAAGAGAGTGTTAGCTTCCAGTTCCTCGTCCCGTTCCTCATATTCCAAGTCTTCCATGTAACCTTCCAGCCTGCTCCGAAGCTCCGAATTGCTGATGGTAGTGACATGGGAGTCCTTGAACACTTTATAGAAAAAAGACAATGTAAACGGTGCACTTTTAGCCCTGAGTAATGTCAAGGCTTTGGAGGTTTTAAATTGCAGTGAGAGTTCATCAAAAGTCATTACTTAAAAATAAACAATATTGTGGCGTTTATCTATGAATAATAGCGCCCGTTCGATGTAAATTAATAAGTCATAATTTTTGGGTGGTGCTAAATAATGGTAGAAAAAGGCTATTTTCTCCTCACAAACTTGAAATTTCTGTTATTCGCTATAAAAAGAACTTATTCAATTTGATCCATAACAATAGCATTGATCTTGTTATTTCCCTCTTCAAAGGACGTGGGGATGTTTTCGCACTATACTGGGAAAAAGGCGGCAAATCTGGCTATATGCCAGCTTATCATTTTGATCCTTACAGGTATAAGGTGCATAAAATGAAAGGAGGAACGCTCAGTAATTTCTCCGAGAAAACTTATCAGCCCTTAACAGAGGACCAAATTACCAAACATTTACAGGGAGTCCATCTTATTGGTCTTTACCCTCTTTTAACAGATAATACTTCGTGGTTTATCGCGGCAGATTTTGATGAAGAGAACTGGACCGATGACAGCCGTAAGTTTCTGGCTTTTTGCCAACAAAAGGTATTCCTGCTTACCTTGAACGTTCCCGTTCCGGAAATGGTGCACACGTCTGGGTTTTCTTTGAACAGCCCTACCCGGCAAAGAAGAGTAGGAAAATACTGCTATCATTACTGACAGACGCTCGTATCATTTCGACATATGATAAGAATTCCAGTTTTGACAGGCTGTTTCCCAACCAGGATACACTTTCTGGAAAAGGCTTAGGCAACCTTATAGCCCTGCCTTTTCATAAACCAGCTATGGATAATGGGAATAGTTGCTTTCTTGCCCCCGAAACAATGGAAGCTTATCCCGATCAATGGCACTTCCTTACAACCATACAAAAAGCACAGGTATCTATCTTAGATGATCTATATGATCAATTAAAGTCTACTGCATTTTCTACAAACAATACCTCCAATCAGGGATTAAGTATAATATTGAACAATGTAATCACTATCGCCAGACAAAATTTGCCGATTAGCCTAGTTAACTTTTTGAGAGAGGAACTGAATTTCGCTAATACAGAATTCTTTATCCGCCAGAAGACCGGCAAAAGTACTTATGGAAGCAAACGCTTTTTCAGATTTATTGAAGAATCAAACGATCACATTATTATTCCCCGTGGATTTGCCGGACGGCTGCTTCGGTTTTGCATGGAAAACAATATCAACTACAAACTAGACGATCAACGTCACAAAAAGCCAAATCAGCCTTTCGAGTTTAAGGCAACATTACGGGATTATCAGCAACAAGGAGTTTCTGCAACAGTAAAAAAGGATATAGGAGTAGTGGTAGCACCTCCCGGCTCAGGCAAAACATTAATAGGTTTAAAAATAATTGCTGATAAACAACAGCCTGCACTTATTGTTGTGCATAGGAAGCAACTAATGGAGCAGTGGGCAGAACGTATTGAAACCTTTTTGGGAATTCCCACTCACAAAATAGGTAAAATAGGACAAGGAAAGTATAAGCCAGGAAAGCTGATCACGCTGGCCACTATTCAAAGTCTGGTAAAAGCTATAGCCAATACATCTAATAGTGACCTTACCAGCTCATTCGGAACCATATTAATTGATGAATGCCACCATATCCCTGCTGAAACTTACCGCAGTACCATCCAGCAGTTCAATAGCTATTACCAGTATGGTCTTACTGCAACACCATTCCGTAAATACAACGATGGCAAACTAATCTTCATTCATTTGGGTGATGTTATTACGGAAATCAGCAACCAACAGGTAACTAAATCTCCTCAACCAACAATAGTTATAAGAGATACATCTTTGGATGTACCTTATAACCAGAAAACAGACAGGTTTGAAACCTTGTCAAAAATTCTGGTACATGATTCGTCGAGAAATAGTCTGATTCTAAAAGATATACTCAAAGAACTTGGCAGCGGAAAGCGCGTAGTCGTATTAACTGAACGCAAGGAACACATAGATTCATTGTATCAATGCCTGAAACAATCCTATGAAGCCATTACTTTAAGCGGAGATGATAGCGCATCCAGCCGGAACGCAAAATGGAAGCAATTAAAATCAGGGAATTACCAGGTACTGATCACCACTGGCCAGTTTTTTGGAGAAGGAACTGATCTGGACAATGCTAGCTGCCTGTTCTTAGTTTATCCATTCTCATTTGAAGGAAAGCTCATCCAATATATAGGCCGGGTACAACGATCAGAAATAGCACCTGTCATTTATGACTACCGGGATGTTAAGATTGATTACCTGAACAAATTGTTTTTAAAGCGAAACACCTATTACAGGAAGTTAATCCGCCAAAGATCGTTGTTTGATGACCCGATAGAGGAAATTGCGCCTGTTGCCACAAATGATACACTTACCATAGAAAAAGAAATAAAAGTTTCGCTGGAATCCCTTGAATTCAAATACGGTGCGATAGGTTTTTCATATACCTACAAGGAGCCAAACGAGAAACTTGAATTTGAAATACCGCATGAAGATATCAGACCGGAGTTTGACGTTTTGAAGCCTTATTTTATTAAAGTGCTGAAAATCAAAAACATAACTGTTTCTATATATGCGGAACTGGAAAAGGGGGCGCTGGTATCACAATCAGCAGATTCTGCCGATGTAAAGATGATCAATAAAGAAATCATTGAGGGGGTACGATTCAGATTTGTTACAAAAACAATCTTGGGTAAGTTCCCTTTACCTGAACGCAACGTGCTGGACATAACCCAGCTACAAACAGGACAATCTCTTTATGAGACAGGAGAGGACTTGATTGCAGATATATTGAAGCAGCCACATTTTAAGCATCATCAACAACTCCGCTACCTGGCCGAAAAACATGCCGGACATATTTTAAAGATCAGGTTTGTACTTCAGCCTTTCTCCTTTGTGTTCCTGCTAGAAGGAGAGGAAATGTATCATGTGATATTAGAAACCCTGGATACCGAAGAAGCCAGCTACTTATGGCATTTTGAAAAGCAGCGGTCGCTATTACCTGTCTTTTTAAAAGAATTAGACAGGCAGCTTGATATTATCAGAAAGCAAGGTAGGCACGCTTTTATCACTGCTGCACCAGAAAATTTCAGCCGGATTGTTCATGATTATAGCAACCAACAAAAAGGGTTTATAACTTGGAAATATATGCTAGAGGAGCAGATGTCATGACAACCAATCATTTAAGGGGATAAAAAGGTAATAAACGGAAAATAAAGCAGGCATGGTCCACAACCTTATATGCCTTTAATAAAAGCCGCTAAATCCTGATGAAGCTGTTTAACACCCACAGTCTTTAATAGCTCCAGGGCATATAAATGGCAGTTTTTCATTTTAATACCACTTCCACACAAACATGGAGCATTCCTTTTCAACCGTTGGGATTCTATTAGCGCATTTAATACATTTATGGCAGCACCTTCGCTAAGTAAAAGTTCTTCTCTATAAAACTGCTTTACTCCGCTGAAAGCATGTTCATATTCTTTTCCTGCATAGTTTTTTACCTCTATCCGGTATAGCTGATTTGCGAAAAACGGATAGACTTTTTCAGCAATAAAATCTGCAATTGATATTCCTTTTACCGACATAGCTATAAGTCTATGTGTAATATCAATGCAGCAAATACCATCAGAGCTAATGTGCCAGTCGATATCCCTAGGTATTATCCGACTCACTTCCTGGACTATAGGAATACAATAAGGATAAGTCTGAGGGACGACGATTGCTATTTGAAACGTCCCCCAGTACTCCCCTTTGGCACCACATATATCCAACTCTCCGTCAACACGCCAGCAATTATATTTTCCATTGTACCGGTAAGATAGTTTGGGAAACCTACGGTCAACTTCAGCAAAGTGCTTTTCGAAGAGAGATTTAGCAGCATGGCTCATCCGAAATAGGGTTTACTCGCTGACGCAATGGATGCAAGATTACCTATCTGCCTCTGCGGCGATGCCTGGCTTTTTAGCTGCAGGTTGCCATTAAGGTCAGTAGCTATAAAGTTTTGTCTCTTCAGATAGCTAAGCCAGTCAAAATCGTGCTGGGTATAATTAAAGTTCCTGTCAGGTATCTGGTAAATATATCTGTCATTTTCGCTGCCGGTACGTTTACAGACAGGTTTGAAAAAGGCAGCACTCTGCGGCACTTCCTGTACAATATGATCCCCTACAACTATACCATTGCTCTGGGCGCTGGCCTGCATTTTAGGCGCAAGACTTGTATGCAGGCTGCATGTGGTGATTTCGGAAATTTCACCCAGACCGGCGGAAGCCCATACAACATCCTCTTCATAACCCAGGTCTATGCCTATACGTGTAAAAATGGTTTCTATCCCCTGCTCATTAAACATATTTTTCAGGTCTTCCTTTACAAAATAGGTGAATGTGCTGGAAAAGTGTAGGGCGTTTTGCACCGCGTCAGCTGTTTTTATGCTTTTCCCTCCAAAATAAACGAATAAGCCATCCCCTTGTAGTCTGTGTATATAACCGCCGAATATTAGGCATGTATGTATCGCCGCACGCTGAATCGTATTCGTGATGATGAGTACCGTTTGTGGAGTATAACGCCTGAATAGATTGGTGGAGCGCTTAATATCCACAAACATGGAGATTATGTAGTGGTTCTCTATATGGTCTGTACCTTTCAAATGGGCGAAATCAGGATGTGCGCCAAGTTTTTGTTCAAAGTCAGGCTTTACTCCCAACTGCTGGGCAAGTGCGGCAAGGCCAGGCTGAAGCATCTTCTCCGGTATCTGCCGGTTGAAAGCTTCGTAAGAGAGCCCTTTTGAAAAATTCCTGGACTCATTAACCACGGTTTGATGTAAACCTCTATTTACCGGGTCCGCAGAAATGGCGTCCCGGATTGTTTTCACGTAATCATCGTAAATCTTCATATTCCTATTTTATGTTGTTTATAATAAGTGTTACCAGCGGTATGAACAAAGCGAACTGAACCATCATTATCACACCTGCTATCTGCAACCTCCTGAACTTTTTAGCAAGCCCGGCTGCCAGCTTATGAACCTGGCTTCTCATATCATCTATTGCCTGTTGGTCAGTTTCATTTTCGGAAAGATGGCGGAACTGGCTTTCTGCAACCGCAGCTACATCAGAAAAAAACAACAGTGAACCTGTTTGCCTGCTCAGGTAGGGGGTCGAGGTAACCAGTAAAATGATCATGTTGGAAAGCCCCAGCGCCAGTAGGGTAATCATCAGTATATGCGTACCCAGGCCACACTGAACCTTATCCAACAGAGAAGGGTATATAGCAATCAGTCCACTCACAATAAAAGTGCTCAGCCCCAGATATACGTTAAGCTTGTTATTGATGCTGTCGAAGTAGTGGTCATACCTTTCCATTGAAAACTTTAATCTTTCATATTCTCTGTTCATCCTTTAATGTTTTGAGGGTCATTACCATAAGAATTTTTCTCACGTATCCTGCCATCTCTGCCGTGTATAAGCATTTCAGATTGGTTGTTAATAGCCATTTGCCGTGCGCGGGCAATTGCTTCGGCCTGGGTATCATAATTATTGGCCACCCTGTTGCTGCCGGCTGACTTTGCCGACCATTGGTTACCATTGGGAACCACATGCACGTTCTTCTGTTTTTTCATAATTTTTAATTAAATTGACTATACCTAAATACGGAGATGCGTTATCTTTTACTCATCAACCATGTTCCCTAACATACCAAATGTGTTACCTAACGCTTTTGGGTATTAAACTGATTGCTTTGGAATGGAAAGAATTAGAAGGTGAAACCATTGAGAATCTAATAGAATTTTTACAACTGGAAGGCAACTCCGAAGATGAGGAATGGGCTGAAGCTGCCTTTGTGAATGTTGTTTTCCGGTTCAGAGAAGATCTGCTTGAAAAATGCACAGAAATGTGCCTGAAAAGCAATTATACAGAAACAGATGCGGAAGAGATCACCAACCGCGTATTTGAACGGGTTAAAATGTATCCCACTTTCAAATCTGCGGGATGTAAGGTAAAGGACATTATAAAATGCTTCAAATTTTACCTATACAGGATTGCAAGAAATGAGTTTGCAGATTACCGGACACCAGATGATAATCCTTATACAGGGGATGAACAGATAATCACTTCATTGATTGACCCATGCAGGGAATACGAACCGGAAACGCTGAAATCTCTTCAGGAAAAAGAAAAGCTATTAGACAATATATTTTCAAAGCTTACCCCAAAGCATAAAACCATCTATCTCACATATCTATATTATGAACATGAAGGCCGTTATTTACCGAGAAAACTGGTTAAAGATTTGTCTGAGGTACTCAAACTAGCCAAAGGTAGTATCCGGGCATACAAAAAAGAGGCTTTCGAACTTGTAAAATCAATGGGATATGGCAAATAATCAGACATTATTATCAGAAGAAAATATATATTCCTGGATTTGTTCCACAGGGTACTTACTGCCAAGTAACGAACAGGAACTGTCGCGTTTTGAGCGACTGCACCCACCCGGCAGCAGAAAGGTAAATAGTGAGGCAATAGACCCTTTTGCTATTTTAAATGGTATCAGAAAGAGAAAGGTGCTTTCTATCCACCAAGCAG
This genomic interval from Chitinophaga horti contains the following:
- a CDS encoding DEAD/DEAH box helicase — protein: MENNINYKLDDQRHKKPNQPFEFKATLRDYQQQGVSATVKKDIGVVVAPPGSGKTLIGLKIIADKQQPALIVVHRKQLMEQWAERIETFLGIPTHKIGKIGQGKYKPGKLITLATIQSLVKAIANTSNSDLTSSFGTILIDECHHIPAETYRSTIQQFNSYYQYGLTATPFRKYNDGKLIFIHLGDVITEISNQQVTKSPQPTIVIRDTSLDVPYNQKTDRFETLSKILVHDSSRNSLILKDILKELGSGKRVVVLTERKEHIDSLYQCLKQSYEAITLSGDDSASSRNAKWKQLKSGNYQVLITTGQFFGEGTDLDNASCLFLVYPFSFEGKLIQYIGRVQRSEIAPVIYDYRDVKIDYLNKLFLKRNTYYRKLIRQRSLFDDPIEEIAPVATNDTLTIEKEIKVSLESLEFKYGAIGFSYTYKEPNEKLEFEIPHEDIRPEFDVLKPYFIKVLKIKNITVSIYAELEKGALVSQSADSADVKMINKEIIEGVRFRFVTKTILGKFPLPERNVLDITQLQTGQSLYETGEDLIADILKQPHFKHHQQLRYLAEKHAGHILKIRFVLQPFSFVFLLEGEEMYHVILETLDTEEASYLWHFEKQRSLLPVFLKELDRQLDIIRKQGRHAFITAAPENFSRIVHDYSNQQKGFITWKYMLEEQMS
- a CDS encoding SEC-C metal-binding domain-containing protein, with translation MSHAAKSLFEKHFAEVDRRFPKLSYRYNGKYNCWRVDGELDICGAKGEYWGTFQIAIVVPQTYPYCIPIVQEVSRIIPRDIDWHISSDGICCIDITHRLIAMSVKGISIADFIAEKVYPFFANQLYRIEVKNYAGKEYEHAFSGVKQFYREELLLSEGAAINVLNALIESQRLKRNAPCLCGSGIKMKNCHLYALELLKTVGVKQLHQDLAAFIKGI
- a CDS encoding adenylate/guanylate cyclase domain-containing protein, with protein sequence MKIYDDYVKTIRDAISADPVNRGLHQTVVNESRNFSKGLSYEAFNRQIPEKMLQPGLAALAQQLGVKPDFEQKLGAHPDFAHLKGTDHIENHYIISMFVDIKRSTNLFRRYTPQTVLIITNTIQRAAIHTCLIFGGYIHRLQGDGLFVYFGGKSIKTADAVQNALHFSSTFTYFVKEDLKNMFNEQGIETIFTRIGIDLGYEEDVVWASAGLGEISEITTCSLHTSLAPKMQASAQSNGIVVGDHIVQEVPQSAAFFKPVCKRTGSENDRYIYQIPDRNFNYTQHDFDWLSYLKRQNFIATDLNGNLQLKSQASPQRQIGNLASIASASKPYFG
- a CDS encoding Pycsar system effector family protein gives rise to the protein MNREYERLKFSMERYDHYFDSINNKLNVYLGLSTFIVSGLIAIYPSLLDKVQCGLGTHILMITLLALGLSNMIILLVTSTPYLSRQTGSLLFFSDVAAVAESQFRHLSENETDQQAIDDMRSQVHKLAAGLAKKFRRLQIAGVIMMVQFALFIPLVTLIINNIK
- a CDS encoding DUF2188 domain-containing protein; its protein translation is MKKQKNVHVVPNGNQWSAKSAGSNRVANNYDTQAEAIARARQMAINNQSEMLIHGRDGRIREKNSYGNDPQNIKG
- a CDS encoding RNA polymerase sigma factor, which translates into the protein MEWKELEGETIENLIEFLQLEGNSEDEEWAEAAFVNVVFRFREDLLEKCTEMCLKSNYTETDAEEITNRVFERVKMYPTFKSAGCKVKDIIKCFKFYLYRIARNEFADYRTPDDNPYTGDEQIITSLIDPCREYEPETLKSLQEKEKLLDNIFSKLTPKHKTIYLTYLYYEHEGRYLPRKLVKDLSEVLKLAKGSIRAYKKEAFELVKSMGYGK